The segment CAGCGAACTGATTCCGGCCGGTTCGATCATCGTGCGTCAGCGCGGCACCCGCTTCCACGCTGGTGAAAACGTCGGCATGGGCAAGGATCACACCCTGTTCGCCAAGGTTGACGGCTACGTTCAGTTCACCGTGAAGGGCGCGCTGAACCGCAAGACCGTGACCGTGGTTCCGTACACGGGCGTTGACGGCGAGTAATCGTCACCCCTTGTCAAAA is part of the Paludibacterium paludis genome and harbors:
- the rpmA gene encoding 50S ribosomal protein L27; amino-acid sequence: MAHKKAGGSSRNGRDSESKRLGVKVYGSELIPAGSIIVRQRGTRFHAGENVGMGKDHTLFAKVDGYVQFTVKGALNRKTVTVVPYTGVDGE